In the genome of Microcoleus vaginatus PCC 9802, the window GCGGGAGGAAGGGGAGACTATACAAAAACTGACGTGGTGCGGCAGCCGACAATATCGATCGCCAGTTGGTACTAAACTGGGTAGATGAGATAATCGGTCAAAAAGTCGATCGCGCAATCCAATTAACCTCGGCGTTTCCACATCTATTTCCTGCAATGCTAACTCCGCCGCCACCCCAAAACCGACAATTGCCGGCAGCGCTTGTGTCCCGGAACGCAGTTTCAATTCTTGGTCACCACCCCCCAACATTGGCACTAATTCTACTCCCGGACGCACGTAAAGCGCGCCTGCACCTTGTGGCCCGTAAAGTTTGTGACTGGAAACCGAAAGCAAGTCTACGGGCAGTTTCTGCACGTCAACTTGCAGCTTGCCGGCAACTTGAACTGCATCGGTATGAAACATGATATTGCGATCGCGCGCAATTTGTCCTAATGCCTCAATTGGTTGCAGCGTCCCAACTTCGCTTTGTCCGTAAATGATTGAAATTAACACTGTATTCGATCGCAGCGACTCTTGCAAATCCAAAGGGTGAATTCGTCCAAATTTATCCACCGGTAGGCGCGTCACTTCCCATCCCAACTGTTCGAGTTGTCGCGCCGGTTCTGCTACTGCGGAATGCTCTACGCTGGAGATAATCATATGCTGCGGCTTTGTATAAAGACGGGCAACTCCCATAATTGCCAAATTGTCCGCTTCAGTGCCGCCACTCGTAAAAATCATCGATTCCGGTAGCGCATTAATTAAGCTAGCAACCTGCATTCTTGCTAATTCTAAAGCTGTCGCCGCCCTTTGTCCCCACTCGTGCAAGCTGGAAGGATTGCCCCACTGCTGAGTCAGGGCTTTTTGCATGGCTTGAATCGCTTCTGGGCGTGCGGGTGTTGTGGCGCTATAGTCGAGGTAAATTTGCATGATAAATAACTAATTAATGAATGTTGACTGTTGACTGCTGACTGTTGTGAGTGGCTACCAATAACCAATAACCAATAACTGATGACTAACTTCCTGGTTTGCAGACGTTGTAGTCTTCGTGCGACAAAACTTTTTGGGGAATTAAGAAAGTGCCGCAATCTTCACAAAGCATTCTGTAGTTGCGAGTTACAGGAATACTGATTATCAAACGGTTATGACGCAGGCGTTTGCCACCGAAATCTCTGTAATTCTTATTTTCGCCCAAAGCTGCTATAATGGCCCGGGCTTTAGTGACTACGTGGTCGGGCAGACCTCTGAGATCGATGATATCTCTAGCAAATGATGCTTCCCTCTCTTGTTTTTTGGTTTGTTTTTCTGCGAGCACTTCAACGTAATGCTGCTGCGCCACCAACTCTTGCGTGCAGCGATGGCACGCTTTACCATATCCTTTGTGACCGCACGGAAAAATTGTTTTTCTTTTAGCCATAAAGCAGCGGTATCGGGTTTGACCCACGCCCCTGAATGCTGCTACCCTACCAGTGATGCTTCCGGCATCGAGGCA includes:
- a CDS encoding cysteine desulfurase; this translates as MQIYLDYSATTPARPEAIQAMQKALTQQWGNPSSLHEWGQRAATALELARMQVASLINALPESMIFTSGGTEADNLAIMGVARLYTKPQHMIISSVEHSAVAEPARQLEQLGWEVTRLPVDKFGRIHPLDLQESLRSNTVLISIIYGQSEVGTLQPIEALGQIARDRNIMFHTDAVQVAGKLQVDVQKLPVDLLSVSSHKLYGPQGAGALYVRPGVELVPMLGGGDQELKLRSGTQALPAIVGFGVAAELALQEIDVETPRLIGLRDRLFDRLSHLPSLVPTGDRYCRLPHHVSFCIVSPSSRPYQQRDTGRITGKTLVRQLNLAGIGISSGSACSSGKLTPSPILLAMGYDEIGAVGGIRLTLGRETTEADIDWTVIAIEQILDRLMPKVALSRR